One window of Verrucomicrobiia bacterium genomic DNA carries:
- a CDS encoding sugar kinase yields the protein MSYGLNIRAEGALDFLSLGALVHRLDPGIIPFRKANHCDIHVSGGEFNVAANLADCFRLNTGVATAMVDYPIGDLIAERVRAMGVKPFYKRFKHDGVRGPNMATVYSDRGQGVRAPVVFYNRSNEAAGQLKPGDFDWKQIFGAGVRWFHSGGIFSALSETTGELIVEAMKAAKASGAVTSFDLNYRQKLWDIWGGQTKALDVLGRIVQHVDVLVGNEEDLQKGLGIEGQDVESKSKLDPSAFYAVIDKAVKKFPNVKIVATTLREVHSTNRHSWAAVAWINGTTFQSPTCELDVVDRVGGGDGYAAGFFYGLLSGASEQEAVNLGWSHGALLTTFPGDTTMSTVEQVRSFAKGGSARIQR from the coding sequence ATGAGCTACGGTTTGAATATTCGCGCGGAAGGCGCCCTCGATTTTCTTTCGCTCGGTGCCCTGGTGCATCGCCTCGATCCCGGCATCATCCCCTTCCGAAAAGCGAATCACTGCGACATTCACGTCAGCGGCGGTGAATTCAACGTTGCCGCCAACCTCGCGGATTGCTTCCGGCTGAACACAGGCGTTGCGACCGCGATGGTTGATTATCCAATCGGCGACTTGATCGCGGAGCGGGTGCGCGCGATGGGAGTGAAGCCGTTTTACAAACGGTTCAAGCATGACGGCGTTCGCGGACCCAACATGGCAACGGTTTATTCGGATCGGGGCCAGGGCGTGCGTGCGCCTGTCGTCTTTTACAATCGCTCGAACGAAGCCGCGGGCCAGCTCAAGCCCGGGGATTTCGATTGGAAACAGATCTTTGGCGCGGGAGTGCGGTGGTTTCACAGCGGAGGCATTTTCTCGGCACTGTCGGAAACCACCGGCGAATTGATCGTCGAAGCCATGAAAGCAGCGAAGGCTTCGGGCGCGGTCACATCGTTCGACCTGAATTACCGCCAGAAGCTTTGGGACATCTGGGGCGGACAAACGAAGGCGCTCGATGTCCTTGGACGAATCGTGCAACACGTGGACGTTCTCGTCGGCAATGAAGAGGATTTGCAGAAGGGGCTCGGCATTGAAGGGCAGGATGTGGAATCCAAATCGAAGCTTGATCCCTCCGCGTTCTACGCCGTCATTGATAAGGCCGTTAAAAAGTTTCCGAATGTTAAAATTGTCGCGACGACGCTTCGCGAGGTGCATTCGACGAACCGCCACAGCTGGGCCGCGGTTGCATGGATCAACGGCACGACATTTCAGTCGCCGACCTGTGAGCTCGACGTTGTGGATCGTGTGGGAGGTGGTGACGGTTACGCCGCGGGATTTTTCTACGGGCTTCTCTCCGGGGCGTCCGAGCAGGAAGCGGTCAACCTTGGCTGGTCACATGGCGCGCTGCTGACGACGTTTCCTGGCGACACGACGATGTCCACGGTGGAACAGGTTCGATCCTTTGCAAAAGGGGGATCCGCACGCATCCAACGGTAA
- the hisS gene encoding histidine--tRNA ligase — MERLPGFRDFYPEPLPHPDVWSADARQYIFAKWRSLAKRYGFREYDGPPLEPLELFTTKSGEEIVKQLFDFKDKGDRHVAMRPEMTPTLARMVAAHERNYRKPIKWFAIPQLFRYEKQQRGRLREHFQFNADILGETDPAADAELIALLIDTLRGFGLTAADFVVRLSSRNAWQQFYQAHATGQSQPADGEYQFFQIIDKLERASADESRRKLQELGFSLDDVTAFIEGGAPTAELQAIIDNLAARGMKDFVKIDYHVIRGLAYYTGVVFEAFDTNMNLRAIAGGGRYDNLIKLVSGGKIALPALGFGMGDVVLVELLKARGLLPPFDANVDVFVMIEDEALRGAALALIQTLRTAGLSVEYSLTPAKSDKQFKRAQELKAVFTAKLDSDSYVRIRNLQTRKEVVTGFSDVVHHVR; from the coding sequence ATGGAACGTTTGCCCGGTTTTCGCGATTTCTATCCAGAACCGCTTCCGCACCCCGACGTCTGGAGTGCCGACGCGCGACAATACATCTTTGCCAAATGGCGAAGCCTGGCTAAACGCTACGGATTCCGCGAATACGACGGTCCCCCGCTCGAGCCGCTGGAGCTCTTCACAACCAAGAGTGGCGAGGAAATCGTCAAGCAACTGTTCGACTTCAAGGACAAGGGAGATCGCCACGTGGCAATGCGCCCCGAAATGACCCCGACCCTCGCCCGCATGGTCGCGGCGCATGAACGGAACTACAGGAAACCAATCAAGTGGTTCGCGATTCCGCAGCTGTTTCGATACGAAAAACAGCAGCGCGGGCGGCTTCGGGAACATTTCCAGTTCAATGCCGATATCTTGGGTGAAACGGATCCTGCCGCCGACGCCGAGTTGATTGCGCTATTGATCGACACGTTGCGCGGATTCGGCCTGACGGCGGCGGATTTCGTCGTGCGCCTTAGCAGCCGCAACGCCTGGCAGCAGTTTTATCAGGCGCATGCCACCGGCCAAAGCCAGCCCGCCGACGGCGAATACCAGTTCTTCCAGATCATCGACAAACTCGAACGGGCATCCGCCGATGAAAGCCGCAGGAAGCTCCAGGAACTTGGGTTTTCATTGGATGACGTCACGGCATTCATCGAAGGGGGCGCGCCAACGGCAGAATTACAGGCCATCATCGACAACCTCGCCGCGCGTGGAATGAAGGATTTCGTCAAGATCGATTACCATGTCATTCGCGGGCTCGCGTACTACACAGGCGTCGTATTCGAGGCGTTCGACACCAACATGAACCTCCGCGCGATTGCGGGGGGAGGGCGTTACGACAATTTGATCAAGCTGGTGAGCGGCGGCAAAATTGCATTGCCTGCCCTCGGATTCGGGATGGGCGATGTCGTTCTCGTTGAATTGTTGAAGGCCCGCGGATTATTGCCGCCCTTCGATGCAAACGTTGACGTGTTCGTGATGATTGAAGATGAAGCATTGCGCGGAGCCGCCCTGGCCTTGATCCAAACGCTCCGAACAGCAGGGCTGAGCGTGGAGTACTCCCTGACGCCTGCCAAATCGGATAAACAATTCAAGCGCGCGCAGGAGTTGAAAGCGGTGTTCACCGCAAAACTCGACAGCGATTCCTACGTGCGCATCCGCAATCTGCAGACGCGCAAGGAAGTGGTGACGGGATTCTCAGACGTCGTGCACCACGTCAGGTGA
- a CDS encoding ATPase, T2SS/T4P/T4SS family, with amino-acid sequence MAAVKSFGERIADALVEDGLLTAKQVEELLDQQKKGGTRLLKLILEKAYVSEQDMAVCMGRVLNTAPVNLPRITILPEVAELLPRDVAQNHKVIPVSRLENKLFIAMADPLNVLALDDVRRITRLEVSPMIASEKAILDKLASLDAAKGGSMEDIIQDAQKQENAEEDDNLEVAKEAVEEVNLDQLAASSEEAPVIKLANLILIQAIKDRASDIHIEPYERGMKLRYRVDGVLLDATPPPKQLQLALASRFKIMSSLDIAERRLPQDGRMRVRVSGKDYDLRVSIMPTVHGEKIVLRVLDKSNLSASLDKLGLDPDTFQQVKTAVDAPHGLILVTGPTGSGKTTTLYSALNELNNPIYNIITVEDPVEFQIPGINQVPVKKEIGLTFANALRSILRQDPDIIMIGEIRDTETAEIAIEAALTGHQVLSTMHCNDAPGAIARLDDMGIAPFLISSSVILSCAQRLMRRICSHCKEPVTYPEKMYKDLNIDPSTFDGVTLYRGRGCDRCKNSGYAGRLAIIEAMTVSDEIRKLIISRANTREMGKIAIGQGMRTLRMVALDKVRDGVSTLEQVLVLTAAH; translated from the coding sequence ATGGCTGCAGTGAAATCATTTGGCGAACGCATCGCCGACGCATTGGTTGAAGACGGGCTGCTCACGGCCAAGCAGGTCGAGGAACTTCTCGACCAACAGAAAAAGGGCGGGACCCGCCTGCTCAAGCTCATTCTCGAGAAAGCTTACGTCAGCGAGCAGGACATGGCTGTCTGCATGGGCCGCGTCCTCAACACCGCGCCCGTCAACCTGCCCCGCATCACCATTCTTCCCGAAGTCGCCGAATTGCTCCCGCGCGACGTGGCCCAGAATCACAAGGTCATTCCGGTTTCGCGCCTCGAGAACAAGCTGTTCATCGCGATGGCGGATCCGCTGAACGTTCTCGCCCTCGACGACGTTCGCCGAATCACACGGCTGGAAGTCTCGCCGATGATTGCGTCGGAAAAGGCGATTCTGGACAAGCTCGCCAGCCTTGATGCTGCCAAGGGCGGCAGCATGGAGGACATCATCCAGGATGCCCAGAAACAGGAGAATGCCGAGGAGGATGATAACCTCGAGGTTGCGAAGGAAGCCGTAGAGGAAGTCAACCTGGACCAGCTCGCCGCCTCCAGCGAAGAAGCGCCCGTCATCAAGCTCGCCAATCTTATATTGATCCAGGCCATCAAGGACCGCGCGAGCGACATTCACATTGAGCCTTACGAGCGCGGGATGAAGTTGCGGTATCGCGTTGACGGCGTCCTGCTCGATGCCACCCCGCCGCCGAAGCAATTGCAACTCGCCCTTGCGTCGCGCTTTAAAATCATGAGCAGCCTGGACATTGCCGAACGCCGGCTGCCCCAGGACGGCCGCATGAGGGTGCGCGTGAGCGGCAAGGATTACGATCTCCGCGTCTCGATCATGCCGACCGTGCATGGCGAAAAAATCGTGCTGCGCGTTCTCGACAAGTCGAACCTTTCCGCAAGCCTGGACAAACTGGGGCTCGATCCCGACACGTTCCAGCAGGTCAAAACCGCCGTCGACGCTCCACACGGGCTCATTCTCGTCACAGGCCCCACTGGCTCAGGCAAAACGACGACGTTGTATTCGGCCCTTAACGAGCTGAACAACCCGATCTACAACATCATCACGGTTGAAGATCCCGTCGAATTTCAGATTCCAGGCATCAACCAGGTGCCCGTCAAAAAGGAAATCGGCCTGACATTCGCCAACGCGCTCCGCTCCATTCTTCGCCAGGATCCAGACATCATCATGATTGGTGAAATCCGTGACACGGAGACCGCGGAAATTGCAATCGAAGCGGCGCTCACGGGGCATCAGGTCTTAAGCACGATGCATTGTAACGACGCTCCAGGAGCCATCGCGCGCCTGGACGACATGGGGATTGCGCCATTTCTGATTTCTTCGTCCGTGATCCTGTCCTGCGCGCAACGCCTCATGCGCCGCATCTGTTCGCATTGCAAGGAACCCGTCACCTATCCCGAGAAGATGTACAAAGACCTGAACATCGACCCGAGCACGTTTGATGGCGTGACGCTCTATCGGGGACGCGGTTGCGATCGCTGCAAGAATTCCGGATATGCGGGTCGTCTCGCAATCATCGAGGCCATGACTGTCAGCGATGAAATCCGCAAACTCATCATCTCCCGCGCGAACACGCGTGAGATGGGAAAGATTGCCATCGGCCAGGGAATGCGAACGTTGCGGATGGTCGCGCTCGACAAGGTTCGCGACGGCGTTTCCACCCTGGAACAGGTGCTCGTGCTGACCGCGGCCCATTAA
- a CDS encoding amylo-alpha-1,6-glucosidase — translation MMTPAPGERLQKFVGDCVRFHLKIPGGAAATEGWHARLRTNLGRAELLRREILDAHTNSLPIAGASWRDLPMASVEDGWVIELAAAEVGYFQAKAYLLDPQGWQHWPEGGDVGISVHPDSYRTGNILYCAFPRLFGPTRNAVSTANEKLESQIQQIEEHGFAILPPSGKLRDLVHALPHIIDVLGCRILHLLPVNPTPTTYARFGRFGSPYAALDLTAIDPALVVFDKRTTAVDQFRELTYATHERGGRVFIDIVINHTGWGSTLQENNPEWFLRDAGGTFASPGAWGVTWEDLVELKHDNVALWDRLAAMFLTWCRRGVDGFRCDAGYKVPLPAWQYIIARVQQEFPETLFLLEGLGGSWETTESLLTEGRMQWAYSELFQNYSGREVATYLDYALRQSARVGLYVHYSETHDNNRLAAHGRGSITSATPPDKTWSWLRNGLCGLTSVSGGFGFTCGVEWLATEKIRVHGCNGLAWGRTENLVKELAQLNRLLSDHPCFFDGGTLARLSEIESPVYALLRKSGQGDDAVLVLANTDPDKEQTIELRTTSAPLEQFRFELLGQAIHPLETSGNHFRMTLAPGQVCCLAPAPEPLGLRGDVYRAHRGRAAWAIQALHHTLPSVAAVGCDWLELSRIVDRSPFAFLARTAGLTLDATAAEVRDVISGRSDALSYPRVIQWSVLDCNRVTPVPPAHWLLIEDDCRFRASLLFQDEGAHVPQHVEAIAAGGRFIACFPPRGRVGDARLVLERYGQSERSAEGRVRFVPADPRSGGQARILPGGDAMVLLTNGIGGMARLCVDLGRIQSKYDCVLGANLHARLPVDRHIFAKRIRAWVVADGFISPLNSQQLVAFESGPPAVWKFVANAGDGRTVEIEVHAAMVPGRNSTIFRFSRPTAAAASGKQLPADADVRLTVRVDIEDRNFHSETRRNGGTDFHFQSNVHLIDPSTHRQGFAFTPAQDRQLRVFAKSGRYHSQPEWSEGIPHPVEAARGQIGSGDAFSPGWFEFPMPKGGVSEVCVTAEPEGWDSFDAVLDADGNRAEESFATRLESAARTFVVRRDEGKTVIAGYPWFLDWGRDTFICARGLITAGMLQEVEQIVLTFARFEQQGTLPNTIHGADASNRDTSDAPLWFGVVCEELAQAQGQDALYDRHVDDSGRTIRQVLRSIADNYVSGTPNGIGMDPESGLIWSPSHFTWMDTNYPAGTPREGYPVEIQALWIRLLRHLARISPGKDAEGWARMAEHAKTSVEQYCWLEDRGWYADVLIAARQVSAARAVASDALRSNALFLVSLGVISGERARRCVAASQRYLVIPGALRSLAPLPVSVPVPVLGNHGGMLNDPLHPYWGHYEGDEDTRRKPAYHNGTAWTWTFPVFCEALAAAWEFAPEAVAAARAYLASIARLMESGCLGHVPEVLDGNTPHAARGCDAQAWGATEALRVWRILNS, via the coding sequence ATGATGACGCCCGCACCTGGCGAACGTTTGCAAAAGTTCGTCGGCGATTGCGTTCGTTTCCACCTGAAAATCCCCGGGGGCGCGGCCGCCACAGAGGGCTGGCACGCACGCTTGCGCACGAATCTCGGCCGGGCGGAGTTGCTGCGGCGAGAGATCCTGGATGCCCACACCAACAGCCTGCCCATCGCCGGCGCGTCGTGGCGCGATTTGCCCATGGCAAGCGTGGAGGACGGGTGGGTGATTGAGCTCGCGGCAGCCGAGGTCGGTTATTTTCAAGCCAAGGCGTATCTGCTGGACCCCCAGGGCTGGCAGCACTGGCCCGAAGGGGGCGACGTCGGCATTTCTGTCCATCCCGATTCGTATCGGACCGGCAATATTCTATACTGCGCGTTTCCCAGGCTGTTCGGGCCAACGCGGAATGCGGTTTCCACCGCGAATGAAAAGCTGGAATCGCAGATCCAGCAGATTGAGGAACATGGTTTCGCCATCCTGCCGCCCTCGGGGAAGCTTCGCGATCTCGTTCATGCGCTGCCGCACATCATCGATGTCCTTGGCTGCCGGATCTTGCATTTGCTGCCTGTCAATCCCACTCCGACAACATACGCGCGGTTCGGAAGATTCGGCAGTCCCTACGCGGCGCTGGATCTGACCGCGATTGACCCGGCGCTCGTCGTCTTCGATAAACGCACAACGGCCGTGGACCAGTTTCGCGAACTCACGTATGCGACGCATGAACGCGGTGGCCGCGTGTTCATCGACATCGTTATCAACCATACGGGGTGGGGTTCCACGCTGCAGGAGAACAATCCCGAATGGTTTCTGCGAGATGCCGGCGGTACATTTGCCAGCCCGGGAGCGTGGGGTGTGACGTGGGAGGATTTGGTGGAGCTGAAGCACGACAATGTGGCGTTGTGGGATCGGCTGGCCGCGATGTTCCTCACCTGGTGCCGCCGCGGGGTGGATGGTTTCAGGTGCGATGCGGGATACAAGGTGCCACTGCCCGCGTGGCAATACATCATTGCGCGCGTTCAACAGGAATTTCCGGAGACGCTCTTTCTCCTCGAGGGACTGGGTGGATCGTGGGAAACGACCGAATCTCTGCTGACCGAAGGGCGCATGCAGTGGGCGTATTCCGAGTTGTTCCAAAACTATTCGGGCCGCGAAGTCGCCACGTACCTGGATTATGCGCTGCGCCAAAGTGCGCGTGTGGGTCTCTACGTGCATTATAGCGAGACTCACGATAACAACCGCCTCGCAGCCCATGGGCGTGGGTCGATCACTTCGGCCACCCCTCCTGACAAGACGTGGTCATGGCTTCGCAATGGTTTGTGCGGGCTGACGAGCGTTAGTGGCGGGTTCGGTTTCACCTGCGGCGTGGAGTGGCTCGCCACGGAAAAAATTCGCGTGCACGGGTGCAATGGCCTCGCATGGGGGCGAACCGAAAATCTCGTGAAGGAACTTGCGCAATTGAATCGGTTGTTGTCCGATCATCCATGCTTCTTTGACGGCGGAACTCTTGCCCGGCTGAGCGAAATCGAATCGCCCGTGTATGCCTTGTTGCGCAAGTCAGGGCAAGGGGACGACGCAGTATTGGTGCTCGCCAACACAGATCCAGACAAGGAACAGACCATTGAGTTGCGGACAACCTCCGCACCGCTGGAGCAATTTCGTTTTGAATTGCTGGGACAGGCGATTCACCCGCTTGAAACATCAGGGAATCACTTCAGGATGACGCTGGCGCCAGGCCAGGTCTGTTGCCTCGCTCCCGCTCCCGAACCGCTTGGACTTCGAGGGGATGTTTACCGCGCCCATCGAGGACGTGCAGCGTGGGCAATCCAGGCGCTGCACCACACCCTGCCGAGCGTTGCCGCAGTTGGTTGTGATTGGCTGGAACTCTCGCGAATTGTGGATCGATCACCGTTTGCTTTCCTCGCGCGCACCGCAGGTCTCACCCTCGATGCGACAGCGGCTGAGGTGCGCGACGTTATCAGCGGGCGTTCGGATGCGTTATCTTACCCGCGGGTGATTCAATGGAGTGTTTTGGATTGCAATCGAGTCACGCCCGTGCCGCCCGCACATTGGCTGCTAATCGAGGACGACTGCCGCTTTCGCGCATCGCTGCTGTTCCAGGATGAAGGCGCGCATGTGCCGCAGCACGTCGAGGCGATCGCGGCTGGCGGACGTTTCATCGCGTGCTTTCCGCCGCGAGGCCGGGTCGGCGACGCGCGATTGGTGCTGGAACGCTATGGACAGTCCGAGCGTTCGGCTGAAGGGCGCGTCCGTTTTGTGCCGGCAGACCCGCGATCGGGGGGGCAGGCGAGGATTTTGCCAGGCGGTGATGCAATGGTGCTTCTGACCAATGGCATCGGCGGCATGGCGCGTCTGTGCGTGGATTTGGGTCGCATCCAATCCAAGTACGATTGCGTGCTCGGTGCGAACCTTCATGCGCGATTGCCAGTGGACCGTCATATCTTTGCCAAGCGCATTCGCGCCTGGGTGGTGGCGGACGGATTCATATCGCCATTGAACAGCCAGCAACTGGTGGCGTTTGAGTCGGGGCCGCCCGCGGTGTGGAAGTTTGTGGCCAATGCGGGCGATGGGCGGACAGTGGAAATCGAGGTGCATGCTGCCATGGTGCCCGGCCGCAACTCCACCATCTTTCGATTTTCCCGTCCCACGGCTGCTGCGGCGTCAGGAAAACAGTTGCCTGCCGATGCCGATGTTCGGCTAACGGTGCGGGTGGATATCGAGGATCGTAATTTCCATTCGGAAACCCGGCGCAACGGCGGGACTGACTTTCATTTCCAATCCAACGTTCATCTCATCGACCCATCAACGCATCGACAGGGCTTTGCCTTCACTCCAGCCCAGGACAGGCAGTTGCGGGTGTTTGCAAAATCGGGGCGCTATCATTCGCAGCCTGAATGGAGTGAAGGAATTCCCCACCCCGTCGAAGCGGCGCGCGGACAGATCGGTTCGGGCGATGCGTTCAGCCCGGGATGGTTTGAATTTCCAATGCCGAAAGGCGGCGTTTCCGAGGTTTGTGTCACGGCCGAGCCGGAAGGATGGGACAGCTTCGACGCGGTTTTGGACGCGGACGGGAACCGTGCGGAGGAGTCTTTCGCAACCCGCCTGGAGTCTGCGGCGCGCACGTTCGTGGTTCGCCGCGACGAAGGAAAGACAGTGATTGCGGGTTACCCCTGGTTCCTGGACTGGGGCCGCGATACATTCATTTGTGCACGCGGATTGATCACCGCGGGAATGCTGCAGGAGGTTGAGCAAATTGTCCTGACGTTCGCCCGGTTCGAGCAGCAGGGGACCCTGCCCAATACAATTCATGGCGCGGATGCATCCAACCGCGACACGTCAGACGCCCCGCTGTGGTTCGGCGTCGTGTGTGAAGAGCTCGCGCAGGCGCAGGGACAGGACGCATTGTACGATCGTCATGTTGATGATTCCGGACGCACGATCCGCCAGGTGTTGCGCAGCATTGCTGACAATTATGTTTCGGGAACGCCCAATGGAATCGGAATGGATCCCGAATCCGGCCTCATCTGGAGCCCAAGTCACTTCACCTGGATGGACACGAATTATCCGGCTGGAACGCCACGCGAAGGATATCCCGTCGAAATCCAGGCGCTGTGGATTCGCCTGTTACGGCACCTGGCGCGGATCAGTCCAGGAAAAGACGCGGAAGGTTGGGCTCGGATGGCGGAACACGCGAAAACGTCTGTTGAACAGTATTGCTGGCTTGAAGATCGCGGATGGTATGCAGATGTCTTGATTGCAGCACGGCAGGTTTCGGCAGCCCGCGCCGTCGCCAGCGATGCCCTGAGAAGCAACGCATTGTTTCTCGTCTCGCTCGGGGTCATTTCGGGCGAACGCGCCCGCAGATGTGTGGCCGCGTCCCAGCGCTACCTTGTCATTCCGGGCGCACTTAGATCGCTGGCACCGCTGCCGGTGTCGGTGCCTGTTCCTGTCCTGGGTAATCACGGCGGAATGTTGAACGATCCATTGCACCCGTATTGGGGACATTACGAAGGCGATGAAGATACGCGGCGCAAGCCGGCCTATCACAATGGAACGGCGTGGACCTGGACTTTTCCGGTGTTCTGCGAAGCCCTCGCTGCCGCGTGGGAGTTTGCGCCGGAAGCCGTTGCAGCGGCCCGCGCGTATCTTGCGAGCATTGCCCGTTTGATGGAGTCGGGCTGCCTCGGACACGTTCCGGAGGTTCTGGATGGCAACACGCCGCACGCTGCGCGCGGTTGCGACGCGCAGGCGTGGGGTGCGACCGAAGCGTTGCGCGTCTGGCGAATTCTCAACAGTTGA
- a CDS encoding HU family DNA-binding protein, which yields MTLTKRDLVTRISEETGMVQQEVLDVVQKTLDYIAEALANGDKVELRNFGVFEVKVRKARVGRNPNAPSTDVPIPERSVVRFKPGKEMRAEVLKIGPNSIPTGS from the coding sequence ATGACGCTCACCAAACGTGACCTCGTGACTCGGATCAGCGAAGAGACGGGGATGGTCCAGCAGGAAGTCCTCGACGTCGTTCAAAAAACGCTGGATTACATTGCCGAAGCACTGGCGAATGGCGACAAGGTGGAACTTCGGAATTTCGGCGTGTTTGAAGTGAAAGTCCGAAAAGCGAGAGTCGGCCGAAATCCAAATGCCCCCTCCACCGATGTGCCGATCCCCGAGCGCTCAGTGGTCAGGTTCAAACCTGGCAAGGAAATGCGCGCCGAGGTATTGAAGATTGGTCCAAACTCCATTCCCACGGGATCGTAA
- the lpxA gene encoding acyl-ACP--UDP-N-acetylglucosamine O-acyltransferase has translation MIHPTAIVDSAATLDASVEVGPYSVIEAGVSIGPGNIIGPHVVISRGTAIGARNRFHAGCVIGDAPQDLKYRDEATRVVIGDDNVFREHFTVHRSTSLVQNTAIGSHNFFMANSHVGHNCVVGNHVIVANGALLAGHVTIQDRVFISGNCLVHQFTRVGTLAMMQGGSGVSKDLPPFTIARRQNEICGLNIVGLRRAGFTPQQRIELKRLYHALFRSGKNLREAVAAARDFTAGPARTMLDFLGESQRGFCAERSGKLRGDNEEVRD, from the coding sequence GTGATTCATCCAACGGCAATCGTTGATTCGGCTGCGACCCTGGACGCCAGCGTTGAAGTGGGCCCGTATTCAGTGATCGAGGCGGGTGTTTCGATTGGCCCCGGGAACATAATCGGGCCGCACGTGGTGATTTCGCGCGGCACAGCAATCGGAGCCCGCAATCGATTCCACGCTGGATGCGTCATTGGCGACGCTCCGCAGGACCTCAAGTATCGGGACGAAGCGACCAGGGTGGTGATTGGCGACGATAACGTGTTTCGCGAACACTTCACGGTGCATCGTTCGACTTCGCTTGTGCAGAACACGGCCATCGGTTCGCACAATTTCTTCATGGCGAATTCCCATGTCGGGCACAATTGCGTGGTGGGCAATCACGTGATCGTTGCAAATGGCGCCTTGCTGGCGGGCCACGTGACGATCCAGGACCGGGTCTTCATTTCCGGGAACTGCCTTGTGCATCAGTTCACGCGCGTTGGGACCCTGGCGATGATGCAGGGCGGATCGGGGGTCAGCAAAGACCTGCCGCCCTTCACAATCGCGCGGCGTCAGAATGAAATTTGCGGGCTCAACATCGTGGGTTTGCGGCGCGCCGGTTTCACACCGCAGCAACGGATTGAACTGAAGCGGCTGTATCATGCCCTCTTCCGATCGGGGAAGAACCTTCGGGAGGCGGTTGCGGCCGCCCGGGACTTCACCGCCGGGCCTGCGAGGACGATGCTCGACTTTCTTGGCGAGTCCCAGCGTGGGTTCTGCGCGGAAAGGTCCGGGAAGTTGCGAGGAGACAACGAAGAAGTTCGGGATTAG
- the glp gene encoding gephyrin-like molybdotransferase Glp: MLELEDAIQRILSRLPASASERIPLPQADGRYLAQGITAPLNLPGFNNSSMDGYAVRASDIAQAAKGSPVHLRVVGRVAAGQHTDLAIQSGEAMRVFTGSMVPAGADAVVMQEDSELDPATPDLVSVCDSAKPWENVRFQGEDVERGAEIARKGEQLNAGRIALLAALGVSEVEAGRRPRVAVLATGSELHPAGEPLPPGGIYESNRAALASLVARSGGIAEVMPIVPDDPHATRSALKRAFAANDLVITCGGVSVGELDLVKSAFEELGGRQDFWKVAIKPGRPFVFGEIESRFLFGLPGNPVSAFVTFLLLVRPALLRWQGAIDISLEKIRARLAQPVSNGGDRRHFLRVQLTAHGEVHAPGLQASHALSSLAEANALLEVPPRTTVSAGTEVTVLRWD, encoded by the coding sequence ATGCTGGAACTTGAAGACGCGATTCAACGTATATTGTCCAGGCTCCCCGCGTCCGCTTCCGAACGCATTCCCCTGCCCCAGGCCGATGGCCGATATCTTGCGCAGGGGATTACCGCGCCGCTGAATCTCCCAGGATTCAACAACTCTTCCATGGATGGCTACGCTGTCCGCGCTTCCGACATTGCCCAGGCTGCGAAAGGCTCCCCTGTGCACTTGCGCGTGGTGGGACGAGTCGCAGCCGGGCAGCACACGGACCTGGCCATCCAATCGGGAGAGGCAATGCGCGTGTTCACAGGATCGATGGTTCCCGCCGGGGCAGATGCCGTGGTCATGCAGGAAGATAGCGAGCTGGATCCGGCCACACCCGATCTCGTCAGCGTGTGCGATTCGGCCAAGCCATGGGAGAATGTTCGTTTCCAGGGAGAAGACGTGGAACGTGGAGCGGAAATAGCGCGCAAGGGTGAGCAGTTGAACGCGGGTCGCATTGCGCTGCTCGCTGCCCTTGGAGTCTCGGAGGTGGAGGCGGGCCGGCGACCGCGCGTTGCCGTTCTGGCGACAGGTTCGGAATTGCATCCAGCCGGAGAACCACTGCCTCCAGGCGGAATCTATGAAAGCAACCGTGCTGCGTTGGCGTCCCTTGTTGCGCGAAGCGGTGGGATCGCCGAGGTGATGCCCATTGTGCCCGATGACCCGCACGCCACGCGCTCCGCCCTGAAGCGTGCGTTCGCAGCAAACGATCTCGTGATCACCTGCGGCGGCGTCTCAGTCGGCGAGTTGGATCTTGTGAAAAGCGCATTCGAGGAACTTGGCGGGAGGCAGGATTTCTGGAAAGTGGCGATCAAACCCGGCCGCCCTTTTGTATTCGGGGAAATCGAATCTCGATTTCTTTTTGGTCTTCCAGGAAATCCCGTGTCGGCCTTCGTAACATTCCTGTTGCTGGTTCGGCCCGCGCTCCTTCGATGGCAGGGCGCGATCGACATTTCATTGGAAAAAATTCGCGCGCGCCTGGCCCAACCTGTAAGCAACGGAGGAGATCGCCGCCATTTTTTACGCGTTCAATTGACCGCGCACGGGGAAGTTCATGCGCCAGGTTTGCAAGCGTCACACGCGTTAAGTTCGCTCGCGGAAGCAAATGCACTGCTGGAAGTGCCTCCCCGTACAACGGTGTCCGCGGGGACGGAAGTGACAGTGCTGCGATGGGATTAG